CGCGTGCGTCTGGTCGGGCCCAATGCGCGCGGGCTGCTGCGGCCGCGCATTGCGCTCGATGCATCGGCGATGACAGACGTCGACACCATGCCGTCAGCTGGATCGCTGGCCGTGTTGTCGCAGTCCGGCGCGTGGCTCTCGATCCTTCGTGATTTCGTTGCCGGCTCGTCGATCGGGTTCTCCAGTCTGCTGTCGCTGGGCGCCTCGCTTGACCTTGATTTCGGTGAACTGCTCGACTATTTCACCTTCGATGCGCAGACCTCTGATGTGCTGCTCTACATTGAGGAGGTGAAGAACGCGCCTGCCTTCATGTCAGGCGTGCGGCAGATTTCGCGGATGAAACCGGTGATCGTGCTGAAGGCGGATCGCGCCGATCTGCACCGCGAGCCGGATGGCACCCACGCCAACGTATTGGCGCAGCACGACCGCATCTTCGAGGCCGCCATTGCCCGCGCCGGCGCGGTGCGGGTGCAGACGGCCATGCAGATGGTGGCCGCAGCCCGCCTGTTGACCGGCACCCATTCGCGAACGCAGCAGCGGGTGGTGGCCATCACCAACGGACGCGGGCCCGGACTGGTCGCCGCTGACGCGGTCCGCGAGCAAAAACTCACGCTGGCGCCACTGACGGAGATAACCTATCAGGCGCTACGATCGGCGTTGCCCAAGCATGCCCACGTTGGTAATCCGCTGGACCTCGCAGGTGATGCAACCGCAGAGCGCTATCGGGTGGCGATGAACGCCGTGCTCGCCGATGAGCACGTCGATGTGGTTCTGGTGCTGTTCTCACCGCAGGCGATCGTCAGCGCGGACGACGTGGCGAACGAGATCATCGCGGCCAGCGCGCAGTATCGCAAGACCGTTCTCGCGGTGCTGGGCGGTGGCCCCAGCGTGGCCGCCGCGCGCATCAAGCTGGATCAGGCGCGGATCCCGCAGTTCCTCAGCACCGAAAACGCAGTGGACGCCATCGGCTTTCTGGAGACGTTCGCGCGCAATCAGTCGTTGCTGCGCCAGGTGCCGGAGCAGAGCGTGGATGGTTTCGTGCCGCGCCTTGACGACGCGCAGAAGCTTTTCGAGCACGTCTGGGCTGAAGGCCGTACGCTGCTATACGCCCACGAGGCGCGGCAGTTGCTGAGCGCATTCGGCATTGCGATGACCAACACCGGTATCGCGCGAACGCCGACCGAAGCCGTAACACTGGCGGACAGCTTTGGCTATCCGGTGGTGCTCAAGGTGGTTTCTCCGGACATTGCGCATAAGACCGAGATGGGCGGCGTGCGCCTTGATCTGCGTGACGGTGAAAGCGTTCGTCGTGCGGCGACAGCGATTTTTGAGGAAGTCGGCCATCGCGCACCCGATGCCCGTGTCATCGGGTTGACAGTGCAGCCTTACGTGCGACAGCGCGGGCAACGTGAGCTCTATCTTGGTATCGCCAACGATCCCACTTTTGGCACCGTGCTGGCATTTGGTGCCGGTGGCATCGCGGTGGAGCGGCTGGACGACGTCGCGTTCGAATTGCCACCGGTCAACGATGTGCTGATCAACAACATGATCAATCGCACCCGTGTGTCGCGACTGCTCGATGCCTACAGCAATGTGCCCGCCATCAATCGCGAGGCCCTGACCACCATGATGCTGCGCTTCTCGACGCTGGCCTGTGCCTGCCCGGAGATTGCCGCCTGCGACCTGAACCCGGTGATTGCCTATGAGCACGGCACGGTGGCGGTGGATGCCCGTGTGGTGCTGAAGGAGCGGAGCAAGGTCACGGCACTGCGGCGGCTTGGACGCTACGGCCATCTCGCTGTTTATCCCTATCCGCGTGAGCTTGAAGAGCGCGTGACGCTGCGCGACGGTACTGATTTGCTGATCCGCCCGATCCAGCCGGAAGATGCGACACGTGAACGCGAATTCATCTCGCGGCTGTCACCGGAGACCCTTTACTTCCGCTTCATGATGCCGGTGCGCGAGCTGCCAGCGGCGATGATTGAGCGCTTTACGCAGATCGACTACGGCCGCGAACTGGCGTTGGTAGGCGTGGTTGGCGAGGGCCTGGAGCAGAAGATCGTCGGTGTCGCGCGTATCACGCCGACCACCATTCCGGAGCGCTGCGAGTTTGCAATCGTCGTAGAAGAAAGCATGCATGGCAACGGCCTGGCCCGCACGCTAATGCAAAGACTGTTCGACGCGGCCCGTCTGCGTGGCTATCGCGAGATCGAAGGCATCGTGCTGCGCGAGAATCCGCGCATGCTCAAGTTCTGCGAATCGCTCGGTTTCGTGATTCAACCGAATCCCGATGATCCGGGCGAGCGGATCGCATTGCGAACTCTGGCTGACTAGGGGCGTCTCAACGCGTCTCAGACCGACCGCGCCGCCGCTCTCCGCAGCTGCCACGCATATGGAATGGCGGTGATGACTTTCGGTCTGGAAGTGTCGGGGCCGATCTTCTCCGCAAACCTTGCTGCGTTGTAACCGGTCGCAAAAGCGGCAAATGTGTCAGCGTGCTCCGGCCAGCGCTGGGCTGCCATTGTCATGGTAGTGCTTACCGTGTGTCGACTTTCAACCGGTAGCCCTGCAGCAATGAGTCGCTTGCGCAACTGGCGCCATGCGCGCAACCACGGGTCTAGCTGACGTTCCTGTCGCGCCAGCCAGAACCACCAGGCGGCGCCCATCAGCGCGCCGCTCGCCGTGATTGCAAGCAGCATCCAGCCGAGCGCAGTGAAGGGGCTCATTCCGCCGAGCCCCAAGTCTTTCAGCAGCTCGCGCTGGCGATCGCGGTCAAAACCGATGACCCACTTGGTGTAGGCGAAATTAGCCTCCTCCCACAACACGTTGAAACCCGTGAACGACAGCCAACTGCTGGCGGACACCAGCAGGCGCTCGGTTTCGGGCAGGGCCTCCTGCAGTCCGCGCTCGACGCGATCAGGAGCCACCGCTGCCGTGGGATCAATGCGCGTCCAGTAGCCGTCAAGCCATGCCTCGACCCAGGCATGCGCGTCGCTTTGGCGTACGATCAGGTGACCGGACGGGTGGTACTCACCGCCTTGGTACCCGGTGACAACGCGTGCCGGGATTCCGCTCGCACGTAACAGAAACACCGTTGCACCCGCATAGTGCTCGCAAAATCCGCGGCGGCCATCGAACAGGAACTCGTCAATCGCTGTGGTGCCGCGAGCGTCGCCGTAGAGCGGCGGGTTCAGGGTGTAGAAGAACTTTTCGCTATTGAAGTAACCAAGCAGCGCACGCACACGGTCGGCGGGCTCCGGGTGCGCGCCGGCCAGCTCCGATGCGAGGGCACGTGCGCGAGTGTTCCATGTGCGCGGACCCGTTCTCAGTTCGCTGGTACCGGGTTCCGGCTCAGGGGCGGCGTAACTGCCTCGTGCGAACGATTGCGCGCGGTACTGCACGGCACCACCGGGCGCGCGCCGCACACCAATCTGTTGCGCGTCGGACAGGAACGCGGTGGTCTCCACCGCCGGACCGACCGGGTAGGCAATCGGCATTTCGAGAATCGGAAGCCAGCGTGTGTCCTGCCGTTCCGCGGTCACGGTGTATTCAATGGCTTCGCGTGCGTGTTCGGCGGGCGTGAACGGGATGAAGTTGCCGCGCATGCGTGACATCGTTTCTGCGCCACCGCTCCAGGTTTTGCCGTCGAACTCGCGCAACACGGGGCCGCGCCAGTAGAGCGCCTGCTGAGGCGGTCGGCGCTTGTCGAATTCAACGCGGAATGCAGTCTCTTTTGACAGGATGAGTTGCGCAATTTGGCCCGGCGACATCTCTTCGGAAAGCCCGGTTCTTGCCGTCGGTGCCTCAAGCCTGCCCCAGAGTGGCGCAGTGGCTCGCGGGAAAAGGATAAAGAGCATCGCCGCCAGCGGAATGCCGAGCGCCAGGTGCGCAGTTGCGCCGACCGCGTGACGCCAGATGGTGTTTTCAACGCTGGTTGATTGACTGCTAGTAGTGGCAGGTGCATCGAACAGGCGCAGCGCTGTCACGTAGACCACGATCACCGCCGGTACGCTCAGCGCGGCCAGCAGGCCGAGGTTCTCGAAAAAGCTGGTGACGTAGAGCATCAGTCCGAGCCCCCACACCACCATGAAGTCGCGGGTGGACTTCGCCTCCAGCAGTTTGAGCGGGCCGAAGATGAATAGCAGCGCGATGCCGGAATCACGGGCAAAGAGCTTGCCGTATTGCATGAAGACCAGCACGCCCGCACCAATGGTAGCCAGCATCAGCAGCGTTCGCCAGACAAAGCTTCGCGGCGGCTGACGAACGATGAGTGCCAGCAGCAAAGCCAGCGCGCCGGCGATCAGGATGGGCGTATTGACCGAGGTGACGTTGGCCGCCTGTGATGACGCCACGGCGAGCGCCAGGAAGCGGC
This is a stretch of genomic DNA from Casimicrobium huifangae. It encodes these proteins:
- a CDS encoding bifunctional acetate--CoA ligase family protein/GNAT family N-acetyltransferase, which translates into the protein MSQHKLGKLFEPQSVAVVGASEREGSLGRAVWKRLRAHPYAGRAYAVNPKHKEVFGEPCYAKMTDLPERVDLALIAAPASSCAAILRECGASGCNHALMLSHGFGSGSSDADLAATQKLADVARAARVRLVGPNARGLLRPRIALDASAMTDVDTMPSAGSLAVLSQSGAWLSILRDFVAGSSIGFSSLLSLGASLDLDFGELLDYFTFDAQTSDVLLYIEEVKNAPAFMSGVRQISRMKPVIVLKADRADLHREPDGTHANVLAQHDRIFEAAIARAGAVRVQTAMQMVAAARLLTGTHSRTQQRVVAITNGRGPGLVAADAVREQKLTLAPLTEITYQALRSALPKHAHVGNPLDLAGDATAERYRVAMNAVLADEHVDVVLVLFSPQAIVSADDVANEIIAASAQYRKTVLAVLGGGPSVAAARIKLDQARIPQFLSTENAVDAIGFLETFARNQSLLRQVPEQSVDGFVPRLDDAQKLFEHVWAEGRTLLYAHEARQLLSAFGIAMTNTGIARTPTEAVTLADSFGYPVVLKVVSPDIAHKTEMGGVRLDLRDGESVRRAATAIFEEVGHRAPDARVIGLTVQPYVRQRGQRELYLGIANDPTFGTVLAFGAGGIAVERLDDVAFELPPVNDVLINNMINRTRVSRLLDAYSNVPAINREALTTMMLRFSTLACACPEIAACDLNPVIAYEHGTVAVDARVVLKERSKVTALRRLGRYGHLAVYPYPRELEERVTLRDGTDLLIRPIQPEDATREREFISRLSPETLYFRFMMPVRELPAAMIERFTQIDYGRELALVGVVGEGLEQKIVGVARITPTTIPERCEFAIVVEESMHGNGLARTLMQRLFDAARLRGYREIEGIVLRENPRMLKFCESLGFVIQPNPDDPGERIALRTLAD
- a CDS encoding transglutaminaseTgpA domain-containing protein, whose translation is MSATPTAPAGVATWRRWFAFGRKKRVNQPVNAIADPDLRARRFLALAVASSQAANVTSVNTPILIAGALALLLALIVRQPPRSFVWRTLLMLATIGAGVLVFMQYGKLFARDSGIALLFIFGPLKLLEAKSTRDFMVVWGLGLMLYVTSFFENLGLLAALSVPAVIVVYVTALRLFDAPATTSSQSTSVENTIWRHAVGATAHLALGIPLAAMLFILFPRATAPLWGRLEAPTARTGLSEEMSPGQIAQLILSKETAFRVEFDKRRPPQQALYWRGPVLREFDGKTWSGGAETMSRMRGNFIPFTPAEHAREAIEYTVTAERQDTRWLPILEMPIAYPVGPAVETTAFLSDAQQIGVRRAPGGAVQYRAQSFARGSYAAPEPEPGTSELRTGPRTWNTRARALASELAGAHPEPADRVRALLGYFNSEKFFYTLNPPLYGDARGTTAIDEFLFDGRRGFCEHYAGATVFLLRASGIPARVVTGYQGGEYHPSGHLIVRQSDAHAWVEAWLDGYWTRIDPTAAVAPDRVERGLQEALPETERLLVSASSWLSFTGFNVLWEEANFAYTKWVIGFDRDRQRELLKDLGLGGMSPFTALGWMLLAITASGALMGAAWWFWLARQERQLDPWLRAWRQLRKRLIAAGLPVESRHTVSTTMTMAAQRWPEHADTFAAFATGYNAARFAEKIGPDTSRPKVITAIPYAWQLRRAAARSV